A single region of the Drosophila miranda strain MSH22 chromosome 2, D.miranda_PacBio2.1, whole genome shotgun sequence genome encodes:
- the LOC108154147 gene encoding endoplasmic reticulum aminopeptidase 1 isoform X3: MTQYAKIYSLATHDDIYDTCLLPRLPCTHRYNSLYATSLAMLTIKIVHIGVVLLLCAFQLEATVKRDIDLSALYKGISEDRLPKEIIPLSYEIKLEPNIEEQTFCGLVKIKLRWIHDFKKIFLHAHFDLILKDDKIKLQQIKRDFGNRTTFENIIILRSGRLARKTIYVLHLKEIVQKDSECVLEIPFEGNIWETADGLFRGYYTNSTTLSQEVYLATNLKPNNARRVFPCFDEPGLKVPFTVSIARPKHFTTVFNTPLLRTIQHPVLSHYMLDYFDKTPPMSTFTFGFVVSKLNRWSINPMNKTYNLSSPTINIWSNKFSTELQEIHEKLYLVYETINDYFNLTIPLPKIDVLAIPDLPTINSKGIWGILTIRETELFKKGYFVLARDLVNQWIGSWITPEWWSEANVNKALTSFLAAEFVMTSTMMKKIGTCCQISCKLQRAGQQYQHIPGLNYCTMPGI; this comes from the exons CCTCTTTAGCCATGCTTACCATCAAAATTGTTCACATAGGTGTGGTTTTACTACTCTGTGCATTTCAACTAGAG GCAACTGTTAAAAGAGATATTGATCTATCTGCCCTTTACAAGGGGATATCAGAGGACCGCTTACCTAAGGAAATCATTCCACTAAGTTATGAAATAAAACTTGAACCCAACATAGAAGAACAAACATTTTGCGGCCTCGTTAAAATAAAATTGCGTTGGATTCACGATTTTAAAAAAATCTTTTTACATGCTCACTTTGACTTGATTTTAAAAGATGATAAAATAAAACTACAACAAAttaaaagagatttcgg aaACCGGACAACTTTTGAGAATATAATTATTTTACGAAGCGGAAGACTCGCACGAAAGACGATCTATGTTTTGCACTTAAAAGAGATAGTTCAAAAAGACTCTGAATGTGTTCTTGAAATACCATTCGAAGGAAATATTTGGGAAACTGCAGATGGACTTTTTAGAGGGTATTATACCAATTCTACCACTCTTAGCCAGGAAGTATATTTGGCTACCAATTTAAAACCAAACAATGCACGACGCGTGTTTCCCTGCTTTGATGAGCCTGGATTAAAG GTTCCATTTACAGTATCAATCGCCAGACCCAAACATTTCACAACTGTTTTCAATACACCGTTGCTTCGAACTATTCAACA CCCTGTTTTAAGCCACTACATGTTGGATTATTTTGATAAAACACCGCCAATGTCTACATTTACATTTGGATTTGTAGTATCAAAGCTTAACCGGTGGAGTATTAATCCTATGAACAAAACATACAATCTATCGTCGCCGACTATAAATATTTGGAGTAACAAATTCAGCACAGAATTACAG GAAATTCACGAAAAATTATATTTGGTCTATGAAACTATCAACgattattttaatttaacaATTCCATTGCCTAAAATTGATGTGCTTGCCATTCCCGATCTACCAACCATAAACTCTAAAGGAATTTGGGGCATACTGACCATAAG AGAGACTGAACTTTTTAAGAAGGGCTATTTTGTGCTAGCGCGCGATCTTGTAAATCAGTGGATTGGCTCGTGGATTACTCCCGAATGGTGGAGTGAGGCCAATGTGAACAAAGCTCTGACCAGTTTTTTAGCTGCAGAATTCGTTATGACG TCAACTATGATGAAGAAAATTGGAACATGTTGTCAAATTTCTTGCAAACTGCAAAGGGCAGGTCAGCAATACCAACATATACCAG
- the LOC108154147 gene encoding endoplasmic reticulum aminopeptidase 1 isoform X4 produces MTQYAKIYSLATHDDIYDTCLLPRLPCTHRYNSLYATSLAMLTIKIVHIGVVLLLCAFQLEATVKRDIDLSALYKGISEDRLPKEIIPLSYEIKLEPNIEEQTFCGLVKIKLRWIHDFKKIFLHAHFDLILKDDKIKLQQIKRDFGNRTTFENIIILRSGRLARKTIYVLHLKEIVQKDSECVLEIPFEGNIWETADGLFRGYYTNSTTLSQEVYLATNLKPNNARRVFPCFDEPGLKVPFTVSIARPKHFTTVFNTPLLRTIQHPVLSHYMLDYFDKTPPMSTFTFGFVVSKLNRWSINPMNKTYNLSSPTINIWSNKFSTELQEIHEKLYLVYETINDYFNLTIPLPKIDVLAIPDLPTINSKGIWGILTIRETELFKKGYFVLARDLVNQWIGSWITPEWWSEANVNKALTSFLAAEFVMTMAVWSLTENIL; encoded by the exons CCTCTTTAGCCATGCTTACCATCAAAATTGTTCACATAGGTGTGGTTTTACTACTCTGTGCATTTCAACTAGAG GCAACTGTTAAAAGAGATATTGATCTATCTGCCCTTTACAAGGGGATATCAGAGGACCGCTTACCTAAGGAAATCATTCCACTAAGTTATGAAATAAAACTTGAACCCAACATAGAAGAACAAACATTTTGCGGCCTCGTTAAAATAAAATTGCGTTGGATTCACGATTTTAAAAAAATCTTTTTACATGCTCACTTTGACTTGATTTTAAAAGATGATAAAATAAAACTACAACAAAttaaaagagatttcgg aaACCGGACAACTTTTGAGAATATAATTATTTTACGAAGCGGAAGACTCGCACGAAAGACGATCTATGTTTTGCACTTAAAAGAGATAGTTCAAAAAGACTCTGAATGTGTTCTTGAAATACCATTCGAAGGAAATATTTGGGAAACTGCAGATGGACTTTTTAGAGGGTATTATACCAATTCTACCACTCTTAGCCAGGAAGTATATTTGGCTACCAATTTAAAACCAAACAATGCACGACGCGTGTTTCCCTGCTTTGATGAGCCTGGATTAAAG GTTCCATTTACAGTATCAATCGCCAGACCCAAACATTTCACAACTGTTTTCAATACACCGTTGCTTCGAACTATTCAACA CCCTGTTTTAAGCCACTACATGTTGGATTATTTTGATAAAACACCGCCAATGTCTACATTTACATTTGGATTTGTAGTATCAAAGCTTAACCGGTGGAGTATTAATCCTATGAACAAAACATACAATCTATCGTCGCCGACTATAAATATTTGGAGTAACAAATTCAGCACAGAATTACAG GAAATTCACGAAAAATTATATTTGGTCTATGAAACTATCAACgattattttaatttaacaATTCCATTGCCTAAAATTGATGTGCTTGCCATTCCCGATCTACCAACCATAAACTCTAAAGGAATTTGGGGCATACTGACCATAAG AGAGACTGAACTTTTTAAGAAGGGCTATTTTGTGCTAGCGCGCGATCTTGTAAATCAGTGGATTGGCTCGTGGATTACTCCCGAATGGTGGAGTGAGGCCAATGTGAACAAAGCTCTGACCAGTTTTTTAGCTGCAGAATTCGTTATGACG ATGGCGGTGTGGAGTTTAACGGAAAATATCCTATGA
- the LOC108154146 gene encoding uncharacterized protein LOC108154146, which produces MLNTLARSFFFYNIWCIIGNLTPINSLHTCVNNNTETNDGTENCKYKGLRYTSYKEFLCWAKSGELHIRECDNISGDWLPKTVDCHVKQNKNKFCPDDLFEVKQNDDDPICLKISTKPEAYNDTFCYGSNKIIPLDLSSSEMTTIILFLKQKRINEYWLPIKRSNAFMPFMINLPGKRWQKVIDEHILPEHLKSDLYCLTHNLDRLKIELRDCKKFLHMVCVFKSSLLSHSGCPEGFGALSYRPNECYGINWKKKSLNHVHISEYYEKQNSIRIVLQEIIPQEKENYFFKIDSFVDRFSDKYMVIMNKYEKTKVSYENSKWFPVLSKQIIEAPSPFLMKLKFDENLRELILVIYHRNYLWTNEYNDIGVQCFTNAGYELLKKTSVNLIWQSEKKTRSIFKLTLFGDGPGEYWCEGHTILNFQWVSTQRLIAFKNMRGHTFATRLDIPCIYKNNENIVNFCIYINKNTKIFGKMIRNFFVKKAKDSVSDLVIHNVRIMNIESVKKLSMVCWCHIMAQLEISNKSYEVVSAEDIFENVSKISDNTFSSIRVYKKLMKMNSDLITVIRSIEYCFPDIFSSNNLMNSHWMQVRRGEKGTAQILCLQNNGIPYTRRCEGDFVHGAYWELLTQSINCKHAQDITQILYNLESTRLIELTPEKVVQEVKSLIKDHKQKIGPGDVYLISNIIQVSLRNLSIPNVVWSNGVVPELGQNPAKWKSVIHDIIEIYNILTDLDVDVISRSADLNSTNKFLETFENSMDTLSFLQYVDQNSFVEEDIGSKLDLEVFDYVDIGVSVQSSPNFLYFYINPLVANVSGIALFNNNISGKVPQKLKGKFYNEHYRFLQSNHDIEDFIHESNLLLATYVPKKLLNRLKTFSTIFNQITKIPPIVVIKVYSNDKLFQQANQTKAVSSHIVSISIPGYNTNLPEALPLILRRLHTNHHTDSGQYCHYWNYGNWATDGLKMSKNVEISEDIVICFLTHLAPLAYLVGVNLTFDIEIESYSKKMDDRTLDIIAVLGCSLSLLGVCCIFITASKLYSWRHKT; this is translated from the exons ATGTTAAATACTCTAGCAAGATCATTTTTCTTTTATAACATATGGTGCATAATTGGTAATTTGACTCCAATTAACTCG TTGCACACCTGTGTCAATAACAACACTGAAACCAATGACGGAACGGAAAATTGTAAATATAAGGGCTTACGTTACACATCATATAAGGAGTTCCTTTGCTGGGCAAAGAGTGGTGAGCTGCATATTCGCGAGTGCGATAACATCTCTGGTGATTGGCTTCCAAAAACAGTAGACTGTCAtgtaaaacaaaataaaaataaattttgtcCGGATGATCTTTTTGAAGTTAAACAAAATGACGACGACCCAATTTGTTTAAAAATTTCCACTAAGCCGGAAGCTTATAATGATACCTTTTGCTACGGttcaaataaaataataccattGGATCTATCATCATCTGAAATGACCACAATTATACTGTtcttaaaacaaaaaagaattaATGAATACTGGTTGCCAATAAAACGGAGCAATGCTTTCATGCCATTCATGATAAATTTGCCAGGAAAAAGATGGCAAAAAGTCATTGACGAACACATACTACCAGAACATTTGAAATCTGATCTTTACTGCCTTACACACAACCTAGACAGATTAAAAATTGAATTGAGAGATTGCAAGAAATTTTTACACATGGTCTGTGTTTTTAAAAGTAGTCTTTTATCTCACTCAGGGTGTCCAGAAGGATTTGGTGCTTTAAGCTATCGGCCAAATGAATGCTACGGTATTAATTGGAAGAAAAAATCGCTTAATCATGTGCACATCAGTGAATACTATGAAAAACAGAACTCGATTAGAATTGTACTACAAGAGATAATTCCCCAAGAAAAAGAGAATTATTTTTTTAAGATTGATAGCTTTGTTGATAGATTTTCTGATAAATATATGGTAATAATGAATAAATATGAAAAGACAAAAGTTTCCTATGAAAACTCGAAATGGTTTCCAGTATTGAGTAAGCAGATTATAGAAGCACCATCACcatttttaatgaaattaaaattCGATGAGAACTTACGCGAATTAATACTAGTGATTTATCACCGCAATTATCTATGGACTAATGAATATAACGACATTGGTGTTCAATGTTTTACTAATGCAGGCTATGAACTTTTAAAAAAAACTTCTGTTAATCTTATTTGGCAaagtgaaaaaaaaacacgctCCATTTTTAAGCTAACTTTATTTGGAGATGGTCCTGGGGAGTATTGGTGCGAAGGTcatacaattttaaattttcaGTGGGTATCCACTCAACGATTAATAGCTTTTAAGAATATGCGCGGGCATACTTTTGCTACGCGGTTAGATATCCCATGCATTtacaaaaataatgaaaatattgttaatttttgtatttacATCAACAAAAACACTAAAATATTTGGTAAAATGATACGCAATTTTTTTGTGAAGAAAGCGAAAGATAGTGTTAGTGATCTTGTTATACATAACGTCCGTATTATGAATATTGAGAGCGTTAAAAAACTGTCCATGGTTTGTTGGTGTCATATAATGGCACAACTAGAAATATCCAATAAGAGTTATGAAGTGGTAAGTGCGGAAGATATCTTTGAAAATGTTTCGAAAATTAGTGACAATACGTTTTCAAGCATTCGAGTATACAAAAAACTAATGAAAATGAATAGTGACTTAATAACTGTAATACGTAGTATAGAATACTGTTTCCCTGACATTTTTTCGTCAAATAACTTAATGAATAGTCACTGGATGCAGGTTCGTAGGGGAGAAAAAGGTACGGCACAGATTTTATGTCTCCAAAATAATGGTATTCCATATACGAGACGTTGCGAAGGAGACTTTGTGCATGGGGCATATTGGGAATTATTAACACAATCTATTAATTGTAAACATGCTCAAGATATTACACAAATTTTATACAACCTGGAGAGCACACGCTTGATTGAGCTAACACCAGAAAAGGTTGTACAAGAAGTTAAGAGCCTCATTAAAGATcacaaacaaaaaattggTCCTGGCGATGTATACTTAATTTCTAACATCATTCAAGTCTCTCTTCGGAATCTTTCCATTCCAAATGTAGTCTGGTCTAATGGAGTAGTTCCAGAGCTAGGTCAAAACCCTGCAAAGTGGAAAAGTGTAATCCATGACATCATAGAAATCTACAATATCCTAACAGATTTAGATGTAGACGTAATTAGTAGGTCAGCTGATCTAAATTCAACCAACAAATTCTTAGAAACATTTGAAAATTCAATGGATACTCTATCATTCTTACAATATGTTGACCAAAATAGCTTCGTTGAAGAAGATATTGGATCTAAACTGGATTTGGAAGTTTTCGACTATGTAGACATTGGTGTATCCGTACAATCTTCTCCAAATTTTCTATACTTTTATATTAATCCTTTAGTAGCAAATGTATCTGGGATAGCATTATTTAACAATAATATCAGTGGTAAAGTTCCACAAAAGTTAAAAGGCAAATTTTACAATGAGCATTACCGATTTCTGCAATCCAATCATGACATTGAGGACTTTATCCATGAATCAAATTTACTACTTGCAACTTATGTACCAAAAAAACTTTTGAATCGATTAAAAACTTTTTCAACCATATTTAATCAAATAACTAAAATCCCTCCAATAGTGGTCATTAAAGTATACTCCAACGACAAGCTTTTTCAGCAGGCTAATCAAACAAAAGCGGTTTCGAGCCATATTGTGTCAATATCCATACCTGGATACAATACTAATCTACCTGAGGCACTGCCGCTAATTCTAAGAAGATTGCACACTAATCATCATACTGATTCAGGGCAGTATTGCCACTACTGGAACTACGGTAATTGGGCTACCGACGGTTTAAAAATGTCTAAAAATGTTGAAATAAGCGAAGATATTGTGATATGTTTTTTAACACACTTGGCACCATTAGCTTATCTTGTAGGCGTTAACCTTACGTTTGATATAGAGATTGAGTCGTACTCAAAGAAAATGGATGATCGTACTTTGGATATCATAGCAGTGTTAGGCTGCTCACTATCTTTGTTGGGAGTATGTTGCATTTTTATCACAGCTTCAAAATTGTATTCTTGGCGGCACAAGACTTAA